The following are from one region of the Nicotiana tabacum cultivar K326 chromosome 3, ASM71507v2, whole genome shotgun sequence genome:
- the LOC142179438 gene encoding uncharacterized protein LOC142179438 isoform X1 — MQTSTAESFYVEGEISLPEHFQRFYLLGCSKCNHLVRSKIKREIQCINCRLPRMLIPRCHFEVEITDKTGTITTTMSKGLGERILSMTAEQIYDITAVNNELFPVAHINQLLADKLFRIQLQMSSSRTPDKNAGSLVLLSYTEKLTMFLPEESTSASGADRIMEEEPILVTDAKATKKRKRESSTLPKLQSRLETQMPYFTMY; from the exons ATGCAAACCTCCACT GCGGAAAGTTTTTACGTCGAAGGAGAAATTTCACTACCTGAGCATTTCCAACGATTTTACCTGCTAGGTTGTTCTAAATGTAACCATCTTGTTCGGagcaaaataaaaagggagattcAATGCATAAACTGCAGGCTGCCACGAATGTTAATTCCAAG GTGCCACTTTGAGGTAGAAATTACAGACAAAACTggcacaataacaacaacaatgtcTAAAGGCTTGGGCGAAAGAATATTATCAATGACAGCTGAACAGATATATGATATCACCGCTGTTAAT AATGAGTTATTCCCTGTTGCCCATATCAACCAACTACTTGCTGATAAACTATTCAGAATTCAGCTACAAATGTCATCATCCAGAACACCAGACAAAAATGCAGGTTCTCTGGTTCTTTTGTCATACACTGAAAAACTAACCATGTTTCTACCAGAAGAGTCAACATCTGCGAGTGGTGCCGACAGAATTATGGAAGAAGAGCCAATACTTGTGACTGATGCAAAAGCAACTAAGAAACGGAAAAGGGAATCAAGTACTCTACCAAAGCTACAGTCAAGGTTAGAAACTCAAATGCCATATTTTACGATGTACTAA
- the LOC142179439 gene encoding cullin-1-like isoform X2: MTTGSAKPLSFVEGWPILQEEAIDKLIHLVEGNSSNQFNSEEYMRIYTYPFASNSGPVRVLPSIQGKEDAILLQELLKRWNNHKTMTWWLLRFFYYLERCLIPKTRLPTIQETSYLVFYELVYGEMNDRVRDAVISLVEECLKNEEARSQSYLRYGTKHKLLGVVEYELLTVHASKLEEKKQINLAADA, from the exons ATGACCACTGGCAGCGCGAAACCGTTGAGTTTTGTAGAAGGATGGCCTATATTGCAAGAGGAAGCTATCGACAAGCTTATCCACCTTGTAGAAGGCAATAGTTCCAACCAATTCAATTCTGAAGAATACATGCGTATATATACGTATCCTTTTGCATCAAATTCTGGTCCTGTTCGG GTACTTCCATCGATCCAGGGAAAGGAAGACGCAATCTTGTTACAGGAACTACTTAAAAGGTGGAATAATCATAAAACCATGACTTGGTGGCTTTTAAGGTTCTTTTATTACCTTGAGAGATGCTTGATACCTAAAACGAGGCTCCCTACTATTCAGGAAACTAGCTATTTGGTTTTCTATGAATTG GTCTATGGCGAAATGAATGATCGAGTGAGAGATGCTGTGATATCTTTG GTCGAGGAATGCTTAAAGAATGAGGAAGCGAGGAGTCAGAGTTATTTAAGATACGGAACCAAACATAAGCTATTGGGG GTTGTAGAATATGAGTTACTTACTGTACATGCAAGCAAACTGGAAGAAAAGAAACAAATCAATCTTGCAGCTGATGCTTAG
- the LOC142179438 gene encoding uncharacterized protein LOC142179438 isoform X4, whose protein sequence is MDSWSSTGLQINRVLYQVMAIWMLSVVSEYFLSFCSELFWSSYLMAFRHQILEGALHQFIAKEMFRWKQQYVKYL, encoded by the exons ATGGACTCATGGAGTAGTACAGGTTTACAAATTAATCGTGTCCTCTATCAG GTCATGGCTATATGGA TGTTGTCTGTTGTTTCAGAATATTTCTTGAGCTTTTGCAGTGAGTTATTCTGGTCCTCCTACTTGATGGCATTCAg GCATCAGATATTGGAAGGCGCACTCCATCAGTTCATAGCCAAGGAAATGTTCAGATGGAAGCAACAATATGTTAAATATTTGTAA
- the LOC142179439 gene encoding cullin-1-like isoform X1 — MTTGSAKPLSFVEGWPILQEEAIDKLIHLVEGNSSNQFNSEEYMRIYTTIYNMCDKNNRAGPEALKLYSQYKKTIEDYVSSKVLPSIQGKEDAILLQELLKRWNNHKTMTWWLLRFFYYLERCLIPKTRLPTIQETSYLVFYELVYGEMNDRVRDAVISLVEECLKNEEARSQSYLRYGTKHKLLGVVEYELLTVHASKLEEKKQINLAADA, encoded by the exons ATGACCACTGGCAGCGCGAAACCGTTGAGTTTTGTAGAAGGATGGCCTATATTGCAAGAGGAAGCTATCGACAAGCTTATCCACCTTGTAGAAGGCAATAGTTCCAACCAATTCAATTCTGAAGAATACATGCGTATATATAC AACAATATACAACATGTGTGACAAAAATAATCGAGCTGGTCCTGAAGCTCTGAAACTATACTCTCAGTATAAGAAAACAATCGAAGATTATGTCTCCTCCAAG GTACTTCCATCGATCCAGGGAAAGGAAGACGCAATCTTGTTACAGGAACTACTTAAAAGGTGGAATAATCATAAAACCATGACTTGGTGGCTTTTAAGGTTCTTTTATTACCTTGAGAGATGCTTGATACCTAAAACGAGGCTCCCTACTATTCAGGAAACTAGCTATTTGGTTTTCTATGAATTG GTCTATGGCGAAATGAATGATCGAGTGAGAGATGCTGTGATATCTTTG GTCGAGGAATGCTTAAAGAATGAGGAAGCGAGGAGTCAGAGTTATTTAAGATACGGAACCAAACATAAGCTATTGGGG GTTGTAGAATATGAGTTACTTACTGTACATGCAAGCAAACTGGAAGAAAAGAAACAAATCAATCTTGCAGCTGATGCTTAG
- the LOC142179438 gene encoding uncharacterized protein LOC142179438 isoform X2, which yields MQTSTAESFYVEGEISLPEHFQRFYLLGCSKCNHLVRSKIKREIQCINCRLPRMLIPRCHFEVEITDKTGTITTTMSKGLGERILSMTAEQIYDITAVNNELFPVAHINQLLADKLFRIQLQMSSSRTPDKNAGSLVLLSYTEKLTMFLPEESTSASGADRIMEEEPILVTDAKATKKRKRESSTLPKLQSRLSNQ from the exons ATGCAAACCTCCACT GCGGAAAGTTTTTACGTCGAAGGAGAAATTTCACTACCTGAGCATTTCCAACGATTTTACCTGCTAGGTTGTTCTAAATGTAACCATCTTGTTCGGagcaaaataaaaagggagattcAATGCATAAACTGCAGGCTGCCACGAATGTTAATTCCAAG GTGCCACTTTGAGGTAGAAATTACAGACAAAACTggcacaataacaacaacaatgtcTAAAGGCTTGGGCGAAAGAATATTATCAATGACAGCTGAACAGATATATGATATCACCGCTGTTAAT AATGAGTTATTCCCTGTTGCCCATATCAACCAACTACTTGCTGATAAACTATTCAGAATTCAGCTACAAATGTCATCATCCAGAACACCAGACAAAAATGCAGGTTCTCTGGTTCTTTTGTCATACACTGAAAAACTAACCATGTTTCTACCAGAAGAGTCAACATCTGCGAGTGGTGCCGACAGAATTATGGAAGAAGAGCCAATACTTGTGACTGATGCAAAAGCAACTAAGAAACGGAAAAGGGAATCAAGTACTCTACCAAAGCTACAGTCAAG ATTGTCGAACCAGTGA
- the LOC142179438 gene encoding uncharacterized protein LOC142179438 isoform X3: protein MLIPRCHFEVEITDKTGTITTTMSKGLGERILSMTAEQIYDITAVNNELFPVAHINQLLADKLFRIQLQMSSSRTPDKNAGSLVLLSYTEKLTMFLPEESTSASGADRIMEEEPILVTDAKATKKRKRESSTLPKLQSRLETQMPYFTMY, encoded by the exons ATGTTAATTCCAAG GTGCCACTTTGAGGTAGAAATTACAGACAAAACTggcacaataacaacaacaatgtcTAAAGGCTTGGGCGAAAGAATATTATCAATGACAGCTGAACAGATATATGATATCACCGCTGTTAAT AATGAGTTATTCCCTGTTGCCCATATCAACCAACTACTTGCTGATAAACTATTCAGAATTCAGCTACAAATGTCATCATCCAGAACACCAGACAAAAATGCAGGTTCTCTGGTTCTTTTGTCATACACTGAAAAACTAACCATGTTTCTACCAGAAGAGTCAACATCTGCGAGTGGTGCCGACAGAATTATGGAAGAAGAGCCAATACTTGTGACTGATGCAAAAGCAACTAAGAAACGGAAAAGGGAATCAAGTACTCTACCAAAGCTACAGTCAAGGTTAGAAACTCAAATGCCATATTTTACGATGTACTAA
- the LOC142161788 gene encoding uncharacterized protein LOC142161788, with protein MTTGSAKPLSFVEGWPILQEEAIDKLIHLVEGNSSNQFNSEEYMRIYTYPFASNSGLVRAESFYVEGEISLPEHFQRFYLLGCSECNHLVRSKIRREIQCINCRLPRMLIPRCHFEVEITDETGTITTTMSKGLGERILSMTAEQIYDITAVKNELFPVAHINQLLADKLFRIQLQRSSSRTPDKNAGSLVLLSYTEKLTMFLPEE; from the exons ATGACCACTGGCAGCGCGAAACCGTTGAGTTTTGTAGAAGGATGGCCTATATTGCAAGAGGAAGCTATCGACAAGCTTATCCACCTTGTAGAAGGCAATAGTTCCAACCAATTCAATTCTGAAGAATACATGCGTATATATACGTATCCTTTTGCATCAAATTCTGGTCTTGTTCGG GCGGAAAGTTTTTACGTCGAAGGAGAAATTTCACTACCTGAGCATTTCCAACGATTTTACCTGCTAGGTTGTTCTGAATGTAACCATCTTGttcggagcaaaataagaagggAGATTCAATGCATAAACTGCAGGCTGCCACGAATGTTAATTCCAAG GTGCCACTTTGAGGTAGAAATTACAGACGAAACTggcacaataacaacaacaatgtcTAAAGGCTTGGGCGAAAGAATATTATCAATGACAGCTGAACAGATATATGATATCACCGCTGTTAAG AATGAGTTATTCCCTGTTGCCCATATCAACCAACTACTTGCTGATAAACTATTCAGAATTCAGCTACAAAGGTCATCATCCAGAACACCAGACAAAAATGCAGGTTCTCTGGTTCTTTTGTCATACACTGAAAAACTAACCATGTTTCTACCAGAAGAGTAG